Proteins co-encoded in one Setaria viridis chromosome 9, Setaria_viridis_v4.0, whole genome shotgun sequence genomic window:
- the LOC117839121 gene encoding putative B3 domain-containing protein Os03g0621600 isoform X1: MRKPGKKCKERDAYHHWYHSDEQERYFFKVMTDDFSERLGIPDKFVQHFRGRIAKTVKLESRTGCTFNVEVTKSLGKVVLQTGWKAFVCAHDLKMGDFLVFRYDGTSRLKVWIFDLSCCEKMPPCHFMRSPIRGGGKGEEQIEISRSCDDLPMESTEIKSKAWKQREGSMNLNTSSTSSSDSSGDSLSPEDQKSHSVPSYILPQRTYLTCVQKKKLKERVRAICSKTPIYGCVMKKSSIDAKPQTMVNQEALFLDWTYQENMLMYIFHSRTKHCCFNIVERVGKWGVALIFTKAIPEPKGFRKDGNSLLVTTICSWEISASSSYWKTRSTR; the protein is encoded by the exons ATGAGAAAGCCCGGTAAGAAATGCAAGGAGAGGGATGCTTATCACCACTGGTATCACTCGGATGAGCAGGAAAGGTATTTCTTCAAGGTTATGACGGATGATTTCAGTGAACGACTG GGCATCCCTGATAAGTTCGTGCAACATTTCAGAGGGAGAATAGCAAAAACTGTTAAGCTAGAATCACGCACCGGGTGCACTTTTAATGTCGAAGTAACCAAGAGTTTGGGCAAAGTAGTTCTTCAAACTGGATGGAAAGCATTTGTTTGTGCCCATGACTTGAAAATGGGGGATTTCTTGGTATTCAGGTATGATGGGACTTCTCGGTTGAAGGTTTGGATCTTTGATCTTAGTTGTTGCGAGAAAATGCCTCCATGTCATTTCATGAGAAGTCCTATCCGTGGCGGAGGAAAGGGGGAAGAACAAATTGAGATTTCAAGAAGCTGTGATGATCTTCCCATGGAATCAACTGAAATTAAAAGTAAAGCTTGGAAGCAAAGGGAGGGAAGTATGAATCTTAACACCAGTTCAACATCCTCATCCGACTCATCAG GAGATTCTCTCTCTCCAGAAGATCAGAAATCACATTCTGTTCCAAGTTATATCCTCCCACAGCGAACCTATCTTACCTGTGTGCAGAAGAAGAAATTGAAAGAAAGAGTCCGAGCTATTTGTTCCAAAACCCCCATCTACGGGTGTGTCATGAAGAAGAGCAGTATTGATGCAAAACCTCAAACTATGGTAAACCAGGAAGCTTTGTTCTTGGATTG GACATATCAAGAGAATATGCTGATGTATATCTTCCATTCGAGGACCAAACACTGTTGCTTCAACATCGTGGAAAGAGTTGGGAAGTGGGGTGTCGCATTAATATTCACAAAAGCAATTCCGGAACCAAAAGGCTTTCGAAAGGATGGAAACAGTTTGCTCGTGACAACAATTTGCAGCTGGGAGATCTCTGCCTCTTCGAGCTACTGGAAAACAAGAAGTACACGATGA
- the LOC117839121 gene encoding putative B3 domain-containing protein Os03g0621600 isoform X2, producing the protein MRKPGKKCKERDAYHHWYHSDEQERYFFKVMTDDFSERLGIPDKFVQHFRGRIAKTVKLESRTGCTFNVEVTKSLGKVVLQTGWKAFVCAHDLKMGDFLVFRYDGTSRLKVWIFDLSCCEKMPPCHFMRSPIRGGGKGEEQIEISRSCDDLPMESTEIKSKAWKQREGSMNLNTSSTSSSDSSGDSLSPEDQKSHSVPSYILPQRTYLTCVQKKKLKERVRAICSKTPIYGCVMKKSSIDAKPQTMDISREYADVYLPFEDQTLLLQHRGKSWEVGCRINIHKSNSGTKRLSKGWKQFARDNNLQLGDLCLFELLENKKYTMNVHIIRIK; encoded by the exons ATGAGAAAGCCCGGTAAGAAATGCAAGGAGAGGGATGCTTATCACCACTGGTATCACTCGGATGAGCAGGAAAGGTATTTCTTCAAGGTTATGACGGATGATTTCAGTGAACGACTG GGCATCCCTGATAAGTTCGTGCAACATTTCAGAGGGAGAATAGCAAAAACTGTTAAGCTAGAATCACGCACCGGGTGCACTTTTAATGTCGAAGTAACCAAGAGTTTGGGCAAAGTAGTTCTTCAAACTGGATGGAAAGCATTTGTTTGTGCCCATGACTTGAAAATGGGGGATTTCTTGGTATTCAGGTATGATGGGACTTCTCGGTTGAAGGTTTGGATCTTTGATCTTAGTTGTTGCGAGAAAATGCCTCCATGTCATTTCATGAGAAGTCCTATCCGTGGCGGAGGAAAGGGGGAAGAACAAATTGAGATTTCAAGAAGCTGTGATGATCTTCCCATGGAATCAACTGAAATTAAAAGTAAAGCTTGGAAGCAAAGGGAGGGAAGTATGAATCTTAACACCAGTTCAACATCCTCATCCGACTCATCAG GAGATTCTCTCTCTCCAGAAGATCAGAAATCACATTCTGTTCCAAGTTATATCCTCCCACAGCGAACCTATCTTACCTGTGTGCAGAAGAAGAAATTGAAAGAAAGAGTCCGAGCTATTTGTTCCAAAACCCCCATCTACGGGTGTGTCATGAAGAAGAGCAGTATTGATGCAAAACCTCAAACTATG GACATATCAAGAGAATATGCTGATGTATATCTTCCATTCGAGGACCAAACACTGTTGCTTCAACATCGTGGAAAGAGTTGGGAAGTGGGGTGTCGCATTAATATTCACAAAAGCAATTCCGGAACCAAAAGGCTTTCGAAAGGATGGAAACAGTTTGCTCGTGACAACAATTTGCAGCTGGGAGATCTCTGCCTCTTCGAGCTACTGGAAAACAAGAAGTACACGATGAATGTTCATATCATTCGCATAAAATGA
- the LOC117839122 gene encoding replication protein A 14 kDa subunit, translating to MDPSELPAFANGEILKTMVGRRVRTVVQVQRNNGGVVVGQSTDGHQLTIRGAMDVPVSHFMEVFGTAESDQSICAEVCTDFGNNFGEIWTPIVLMFGSLINASVNNAESFNGLCNFANKVKELFQ from the exons ATGGATCCATCAGAACTTCCAGCATTCGCCAATGGAGAGATTCTGAAGACGATGGTTGGGCGAAGGGTGCGCACAGTGGTTCAAGTCCAGCGCAACAATGGTGGAGTGGTTGTTGGGCAGTCAACTGACGGGCATCAGTTAACTATTCGAGGGGCCATGGATGTCCCTGTGTCACATTTTATGGAGGTTTTCGGAACTGCAGAAAGTGACCAATCCATCTGTGCTGAAGTTTGCACAGATTTCGGCAACAACTTTGGTGAGATTTGGACACCTATAGTGCTGATGTTTGGCTCTCTGATTAATGCTTCTGTGAATA ATGCTGAATCATTCAATGGACTGTGCAACTTTGCGAACAAGGTCAAGGAGCTGTTCCAGTAG
- the LOC117839120 gene encoding putative B3 domain-containing protein Os03g0621600, with translation MRKPGKECKVRDAYYFWNDYTDDQDKNFFKILVGDFRKRLVLPDKLALHFRGKISRSIKLESRSGHTFDVQVANSNLGRLALQSGWELFVSAHDLKMLDFLVFKYDGISRMKVLIFDASGCEKVPPCFVTKNDINGTQSKEESIDVSSNYANIPMKTPETKKKAGKQRDGSKIVNTGSSSSSSESSGGSTSSQEHEAHSVPSYIVPQRTNLTNVQKKKLKEKVGAICSEIPIYVCVMKKNNISGRYQDMPFSGKYSDEYLPFKERKLMLRHQGESWQVMCRVQVRRGPRKFQKLCKGWARFACDNNLQLGDLCLFELLKTKKYTMNVHIIREK, from the exons ATGAGAAAGCCTGGTAAGGAATGCAAAGTGAGGGATGCATATTACTTCTGGAATGATTACACAGATGACCAAGACAAGAATTTCTTCAAGATTTTGGTTGGTGATTTTCGTAAAAGATTG GTCTTGCCAGATAAACTTGCGCTACACTTCAGAGGCAAAATTTCAAGAAGTATTAAGCTTGAATCACGGAGCGGTCATACTTTTGATGTCCAAGTTGCAAATTCCAATTTGGGTAGACTAGCGCTTCAATCTGGATGGGAGTTGTTTGTTAGTGCCCATGACTTGAAAATGTTGGACTTTCTGGTATTCAAGTACGATGGGATCTCTCGAATGAAGGTTCTGATCTTTGATGCTAGTGGTTGCGAGAAAGTACCACCGTGTTTTGTCACAAAAAATGATATTAATGGTACACAAAGCAAAGAAGAATCCATTGACGTTTCAAGCAACTATGCTAATATTCCCATGAAAACACCAGAAACTAAAAAGAAAGCAGGGAAGCAAAGGGACGGGAGTAAGATTGTCAATACCGGTTCATCAAGCTCCTCATCTGAGTCATCAG GAGGTTCGACATCTTCACAAGAACATGAAGCACATTCTGTTCCTAGTTACATCGTCCCACAACGCACCAACCTTACTAATGTGCAAAAGAAGAAACTGAAAGAAAAAGTCGGAGCTATATGTTCTGAAATCCCTATCTACGTGTGTGTCATGAAGAAGAACAATATTTctggaagatatcaagataTG CCCTTCTCTGGAAAATATTCTGATGAATATCTTCCATTCAAGGAGAGAAAGTTGATGCTTCGTCATCAAGGCGAGAGTTGGCAAGTGATGTGCCGCGTTCAGGTTCGAAGAGGCCCCCGCAAATTCCAAAAGCTTTGCAAAGGGTGGGCACGGTTTGCCTGCGACAACAATTTGCAGCTGGGAGATCTCTGCCTCTTCGAGCTACTGAAGACCAAGAAGTACACGATGAACGTGCATATCATTCGTGAAAAATGA